One genomic region from Skermania piniformis encodes:
- a CDS encoding RDD family protein yields MTQPPEGSVPEGSVPPPYPAQLSPEMTRGYLPYGSYSGGMPSVPAQPSGNAYAHWGLRVAATFVDGILGSLIYYPVLLVLALTGDVPISTVTAEGVPITAFDGTALFFGWGTYPDWFQVVSLLVYLAAAVFIFWNTVWRQGRTGSSIGKSLVRIQVIDERTGAPIGAAMTFVRSLCHLVDALPCYLGYLWPLWDDKRQTFADKIMHTVVVPLPPVAVKP; encoded by the coding sequence GTGACTCAGCCGCCCGAGGGATCGGTGCCCGAGGGGTCGGTGCCGCCACCGTACCCGGCGCAATTGTCACCCGAGATGACCCGGGGCTACCTGCCGTACGGCAGCTACTCCGGTGGGATGCCGTCGGTGCCCGCGCAGCCGTCGGGGAATGCGTACGCGCACTGGGGTCTTCGGGTTGCGGCGACGTTTGTCGACGGAATTCTCGGGTCGTTGATCTACTATCCGGTGCTCCTCGTGCTCGCGCTGACCGGTGATGTGCCGATCTCTACGGTCACCGCCGAAGGCGTCCCGATCACCGCGTTCGACGGCACTGCTCTGTTCTTCGGCTGGGGCACCTATCCGGATTGGTTCCAGGTCGTTTCGCTGCTGGTGTACCTGGCCGCGGCGGTGTTCATCTTCTGGAACACGGTGTGGCGACAGGGTCGAACCGGTTCCTCGATCGGCAAGAGTCTGGTGCGGATCCAGGTGATCGACGAGCGAACCGGTGCCCCGATCGGTGCCGCGATGACGTTCGTCCGGTCGTTGTGCCATCTCGTGGACGCGTTGCCCTGCTACCTCGGCTACCTGTGGCCGTTGTGGGACGACAAGCGGCAGACCTTC
- a CDS encoding cystathionine beta-synthase, protein MQIADHVVDLIGNTPLVRLHSVVGAGDAVVAAKLEYLNPGGSAKDRIAVKMIDAAEQSGLLRPGGTIIEPTSGNTGVGLALVAQQRGYRCIFVCPDKVSEDKRNVLRAYGADVVVCPTAVPPDHPDSYYSVSDRLVRETPGGWKPDQYSNPAGPASHYATTGPEIWRDTDGRVTHFVAGVGTGGTITGAGRYLKEVSGGAVRVIGADPEGSVYSGGTGRPYLVEGVGEDFWPAAYDRTVPDEIIAVSDADSFDLTRRLAREEGLLVGGSCGMAVVAALEVARRDPDALIVVLLPDGGRGYLSKIFNDDWMRSYGFLRRPLDPNANVPTVGDLLRRKSGSLPDLVHTHPSETLRDAIEILREYGVSQMPVVGAEPPITAGEVQGSVSERDLLSAVFEGRAHLADPVVSHMSPPLPLIGAGEPVSVATKSLGDTDALMVVEDGKPVGVITRHDLLGFLSAGV, encoded by the coding sequence ATGCAGATCGCGGACCATGTCGTCGACCTCATCGGCAACACCCCGCTCGTGCGACTCCATTCTGTGGTCGGCGCGGGCGATGCGGTGGTTGCAGCGAAGCTCGAGTACCTGAATCCGGGCGGTAGTGCCAAAGACCGAATCGCGGTGAAGATGATCGACGCTGCCGAGCAGTCCGGTCTGTTGCGCCCCGGCGGCACCATCATCGAACCCACCTCGGGCAACACCGGCGTCGGTCTCGCGCTGGTCGCCCAGCAGCGCGGCTACCGATGCATCTTCGTCTGTCCGGACAAGGTCAGCGAAGACAAGCGGAACGTGTTGCGCGCCTATGGTGCCGACGTGGTCGTCTGCCCGACCGCAGTGCCCCCGGACCATCCGGACAGCTACTACAGCGTGTCGGACCGCTTGGTGCGCGAGACCCCCGGCGGATGGAAGCCGGATCAGTACTCCAACCCGGCCGGGCCCGCGTCGCACTACGCGACGACCGGACCGGAGATCTGGCGCGATACCGACGGGCGGGTCACCCACTTCGTTGCCGGTGTCGGCACCGGCGGCACGATCACCGGCGCCGGCCGATATCTCAAAGAGGTGTCCGGGGGCGCGGTCCGAGTCATCGGTGCCGACCCGGAGGGCTCGGTGTATTCGGGCGGCACCGGTCGTCCCTACCTGGTGGAGGGGGTCGGCGAGGACTTCTGGCCGGCCGCCTACGACCGGACCGTTCCGGACGAGATCATCGCGGTGTCCGATGCCGACTCGTTCGACCTGACCCGGCGGCTGGCCCGGGAAGAAGGACTGTTGGTGGGCGGCTCCTGCGGGATGGCGGTGGTGGCCGCCTTGGAGGTGGCTCGGCGGGACCCGGACGCGCTGATCGTGGTGTTGTTGCCCGACGGCGGGCGGGGCTACCTGTCGAAGATCTTCAACGACGACTGGATGCGCTCGTACGGGTTCCTGCGCCGGCCGCTGGACCCGAACGCGAATGTGCCCACCGTCGGAGATCTGTTGCGGCGCAAGTCCGGCTCCCTGCCGGATCTGGTACACACCCATCCGTCCGAGACGCTGCGGGACGCGATCGAGATCTTGCGGGAATACGGCGTGTCGCAGATGCCGGTGGTCGGCGCCGAGCCGCCGATCACCGCAGGCGAGGTGCAGGGCAGTGTGTCCGAGCGTGACCTGCTGTCGGCGGTGTTCGAGGGGCGGGCGCACCTTGCCGATCCCGTGGTATCCCACATGAGCCCACCACTGCCACTGATCGGTGCCGGCGAGCCGGTTTCGGTAGCCACCAAGTCGCTAGGTGATACCGACGCGCTGATGGTGGTCGAGGATGGTAAGCCGGTCGGGGTGATCACCCGGCACGATCTGCTCGGCTTCTTGAGCGCCGGGGTATGA
- a CDS encoding acetyl-CoA C-acetyltransferase has protein sequence MPEAVIVSIARSPIGRAGKGSLVSMRPDDLATQMVRAALDKVPELDPTEIDDLILGCGQPGGEAGFNIAKVVATQLGYDFLPGVTVNRYCSSSLQTTRMAFHAIKAGEGDVFVSAGVETVSRFAKGTPDHWPDTHNPLFATAEARTAIAAEGGVEWHDPRADDALPDVYIAMGQTAENVAQVTGISREEQDLWGVRSQNRAVAAVEAGFFAREISPVTLPDGTTVTADDGPRPGTTYEKLAQLKPVFRPDGTVTAGNACPLNDGAAALVLMSDTKAKDLGLTPIARVVATAVSGLSPEIMGLGPIEAVRRVLKLSGRTIDDIDLVEINEAFAVQVLGSARELGIDEEKLNVSGGAIALGHPFGMTGVRIAATLLNNLQTYDKQFGLETMCVGGGQGMAMILERLS, from the coding sequence ATGCCGGAGGCCGTCATCGTCTCGATCGCCCGTTCACCTATCGGCCGCGCCGGGAAGGGATCGCTGGTGAGTATGCGGCCGGACGACCTGGCCACGCAGATGGTCCGGGCTGCCCTGGACAAGGTGCCGGAGCTGGACCCCACCGAGATCGACGACCTGATCCTCGGTTGCGGCCAGCCCGGCGGCGAAGCCGGCTTCAACATCGCCAAGGTCGTCGCCACCCAGCTCGGCTACGACTTCCTGCCGGGCGTAACCGTGAACCGATACTGCTCGTCGTCGTTGCAGACCACCCGGATGGCATTCCACGCGATCAAGGCCGGCGAAGGCGACGTGTTCGTCTCGGCCGGCGTGGAGACGGTCTCCCGCTTCGCGAAGGGCACCCCGGACCACTGGCCCGACACCCACAATCCACTGTTTGCCACGGCCGAGGCGAGGACGGCGATCGCCGCTGAGGGCGGCGTCGAGTGGCACGATCCACGCGCCGACGACGCGCTGCCCGACGTCTACATCGCGATGGGACAGACGGCGGAGAACGTCGCCCAGGTCACCGGGATATCGCGGGAGGAGCAGGATCTCTGGGGGGTGCGATCACAGAACCGGGCGGTGGCAGCCGTCGAGGCCGGCTTCTTCGCCCGCGAGATCAGCCCGGTAACCCTGCCCGACGGCACGACGGTGACCGCCGACGACGGTCCGCGGCCCGGCACCACCTACGAGAAGCTGGCCCAGCTGAAACCGGTATTCCGTCCGGACGGCACGGTGACCGCGGGCAACGCTTGTCCGCTCAACGACGGCGCGGCGGCGCTGGTGCTGATGAGCGACACCAAGGCCAAGGATCTCGGGCTCACCCCGATTGCCCGGGTGGTCGCGACGGCCGTGTCCGGCCTCTCTCCGGAGATCATGGGCCTCGGCCCGATCGAGGCGGTACGCCGAGTGCTGAAGCTGTCCGGTCGGACGATCGACGACATCGACCTGGTCGAGATCAACGAGGCATTCGCGGTACAGGTGCTCGGTTCAGCTCGGGAGCTGGGGATCGACGAAGAGAAGCTGAACGTTTCCGGCGGCGCGATCGCCCTCGGACACCCGTTCGGGATGACCGGCGTCCGCATCGCGGCCACCTTGCTCAACAACCTGCAGACCTACGACAAGCAGTTCGGCTTGGAGACGATGTGCGTCGGCGGCGGTCAGGGTATGGCGATGATCCTCGAACGGCTCAGCTGA